Proteins encoded by one window of Salvia splendens isolate huo1 chromosome 5, SspV2, whole genome shotgun sequence:
- the LOC121803080 gene encoding RNA polymerase II-associated protein 3-like isoform X2 produces the protein MAKVPSKHSRDQPPDVEGLLNNLQDWELSFKEKDKKLRMDAFGRGKLDRDPPSQSSQNNSRLSDNTRVNGRQTKVKTSSSDNKDTMGQHDYVKKYEALSRLPSGVSFEEGVVDANSEKELGNDFFKQKKFNEAIDCYSRSIALSPTAVAYANRAMSYIKVKRFLDAENDCTEALNLDDRYIKAYSRRSTARKELGKLKDSIDDVEFALRLEPQNQEIKKQYAECKALLEKEILKKASGALVAGPSNGALQEKVGIDKKKSATSSPARRVPKVVEDDSKANIKEVSSQASAENKENSILSNESHVGAVSECAKGKVQNKLELRASVQELAAKAAALAKTEAAKNIAAPTSAYQFEVSWRGLSGDRELQARLLKATSPTALPGLFKHALSAPILIDVIRCIATFYMEEMALGIEYLQSFSKVPRFDMIIMCLSPADKADLSKIWKEVFSKGTAEYVEILGNLRPKYGISH, from the exons ATGGCGAAAGTCCCCTCTAAGCATTCTCGCGATCAGCCTCCG GACGTCGAGGGGCTTTTGAATAACTTACAGGACTGGGAATTGTCTTTTAAGGAGAAAGATAAGAAACTGAGAATGGATGCTTTTGGAAGGGGAAAGCTG GATCGTGATCCTCCAAGTCAATCAAGTCAAAATAATTCTAGACTTTCTGATAACACTAGAGTTAACGGAAGACAGACAAAAGTTAAAACATCCTCTTCTGACAATAAGGATACCATGGGACAGCATGATTATGTAAAAAAATATGAGGCACTTAGTCGACTACCAAGCGGAGTCTCATTTGAGGAGGGTGTTGTTGATGCTAATTCTGAGAAAGAATTG GGTAATGATTTTTTTAAGCAGAAGAAATTCAATGAAGCAATAGACTGCTACTCTCGTAGCATTGCACTATCACCAACTGCAGTCGCTTATGCCAACAGGGCAATGTCATACATCAAAGTTAAGAG ATTCTTGGATGCCGAAAATGATTGCACTGAAGCTTTGAATTTAGATGATCGCTACATAAAAGCATACTCTCGGCGATCAACTGCTAGAAAAGAACTCGGGAAACTCAAGGATTCTATTGATG ATGTTGAATTTGCTTTAAGGTTGGAACCACAAAACCAAGAGATCAAGAAACAGTATGCGGAATGCAAAGCTTTGCTTGAAAAG GAGATTCTGAAGAAGGCATCTGGGGCATTAGTAGCAGGACCATCGAACGGAGCACTCCAAGAGAAGGTAGGGATTGACAAGAAGAAATCTGCAACAAGTTCCCCTGCTAGAAGAGTGCCTAAGGTTGTTGAAGATGATTCCAAG GCTAATATTAAAGAAGTTTCAAGTCAGGCATCTGCGGAGAACAAAGAAAACAGTATTCTAAGTAATGAATCTCATGTTGGTGCTGTCTCAGAGTGCGCTAAG GGGAAAGTCCAAAACAAGCTGGAGCTGAGGGCATCTGTGCAAGAGCTTGCTGCAAAAGCAGCTGCTCTGGCAAAGACCGAAGCTGCAAAAAACATTGCTGCACCAACTTCAGCTTATCAATTTGAGGTTTCTTGGCGAGGACTGTCTGGTGATCGTGAGTTACAGGCTCGCTTATTGAAG GCTACTTCACCAACTGCATTACCTGGGTTGTTTAAGCATGCATTGTCAGCTCCAATACTAATTGATGTCATTAGGTGCATTGCCACCTTTTATAT GGAAGAGATGGCATTAGGTATTGAATACTTGCAAAGTTTTTCCAAAGTCCCAAGATTTGATATGATCATCATGTGCCTTTCACCAGCGGATAAGGCTG ATCTTTCTAAGATATGGAAAGAAGTCTTCAGTAAGGGAACTGCAGAATACGTGGAGATCCTCGGTAATTTGCGCCCAAAATATGGCATAAGCCATTGA
- the LOC121803080 gene encoding RNA polymerase II-associated protein 3-like isoform X1 codes for MAKVPSKHSRDQPPQDVEGLLNNLQDWELSFKEKDKKLRMDAFGRGKLDRDPPSQSSQNNSRLSDNTRVNGRQTKVKTSSSDNKDTMGQHDYVKKYEALSRLPSGVSFEEGVVDANSEKELGNDFFKQKKFNEAIDCYSRSIALSPTAVAYANRAMSYIKVKRFLDAENDCTEALNLDDRYIKAYSRRSTARKELGKLKDSIDDVEFALRLEPQNQEIKKQYAECKALLEKEILKKASGALVAGPSNGALQEKVGIDKKKSATSSPARRVPKVVEDDSKANIKEVSSQASAENKENSILSNESHVGAVSECAKGKVQNKLELRASVQELAAKAAALAKTEAAKNIAAPTSAYQFEVSWRGLSGDRELQARLLKATSPTALPGLFKHALSAPILIDVIRCIATFYMEEMALGIEYLQSFSKVPRFDMIIMCLSPADKADLSKIWKEVFSKGTAEYVEILGNLRPKYGISH; via the exons ATGGCGAAAGTCCCCTCTAAGCATTCTCGCGATCAGCCTCCG CAGGACGTCGAGGGGCTTTTGAATAACTTACAGGACTGGGAATTGTCTTTTAAGGAGAAAGATAAGAAACTGAGAATGGATGCTTTTGGAAGGGGAAAGCTG GATCGTGATCCTCCAAGTCAATCAAGTCAAAATAATTCTAGACTTTCTGATAACACTAGAGTTAACGGAAGACAGACAAAAGTTAAAACATCCTCTTCTGACAATAAGGATACCATGGGACAGCATGATTATGTAAAAAAATATGAGGCACTTAGTCGACTACCAAGCGGAGTCTCATTTGAGGAGGGTGTTGTTGATGCTAATTCTGAGAAAGAATTG GGTAATGATTTTTTTAAGCAGAAGAAATTCAATGAAGCAATAGACTGCTACTCTCGTAGCATTGCACTATCACCAACTGCAGTCGCTTATGCCAACAGGGCAATGTCATACATCAAAGTTAAGAG ATTCTTGGATGCCGAAAATGATTGCACTGAAGCTTTGAATTTAGATGATCGCTACATAAAAGCATACTCTCGGCGATCAACTGCTAGAAAAGAACTCGGGAAACTCAAGGATTCTATTGATG ATGTTGAATTTGCTTTAAGGTTGGAACCACAAAACCAAGAGATCAAGAAACAGTATGCGGAATGCAAAGCTTTGCTTGAAAAG GAGATTCTGAAGAAGGCATCTGGGGCATTAGTAGCAGGACCATCGAACGGAGCACTCCAAGAGAAGGTAGGGATTGACAAGAAGAAATCTGCAACAAGTTCCCCTGCTAGAAGAGTGCCTAAGGTTGTTGAAGATGATTCCAAG GCTAATATTAAAGAAGTTTCAAGTCAGGCATCTGCGGAGAACAAAGAAAACAGTATTCTAAGTAATGAATCTCATGTTGGTGCTGTCTCAGAGTGCGCTAAG GGGAAAGTCCAAAACAAGCTGGAGCTGAGGGCATCTGTGCAAGAGCTTGCTGCAAAAGCAGCTGCTCTGGCAAAGACCGAAGCTGCAAAAAACATTGCTGCACCAACTTCAGCTTATCAATTTGAGGTTTCTTGGCGAGGACTGTCTGGTGATCGTGAGTTACAGGCTCGCTTATTGAAG GCTACTTCACCAACTGCATTACCTGGGTTGTTTAAGCATGCATTGTCAGCTCCAATACTAATTGATGTCATTAGGTGCATTGCCACCTTTTATAT GGAAGAGATGGCATTAGGTATTGAATACTTGCAAAGTTTTTCCAAAGTCCCAAGATTTGATATGATCATCATGTGCCTTTCACCAGCGGATAAGGCTG ATCTTTCTAAGATATGGAAAGAAGTCTTCAGTAAGGGAACTGCAGAATACGTGGAGATCCTCGGTAATTTGCGCCCAAAATATGGCATAAGCCATTGA